One region of Mus musculus strain C57BL/6J chromosome 15, GRCm38.p6 C57BL/6J genomic DNA includes:
- the Pcbp2 gene encoding poly(rC)-binding protein 2 isoform X23, protein MDTGVIEGGLNVTLTIRLLMHGKEVGSIIGKKGESVKKMREESGARINISEGNCPERIITLAGPTNAIFKAFAMIIDKLEEDISSSMTNSTAASRPPVTLRLVVPASQCGSLIGKGGCKIKEIRESTGAQVQVAGDMLPNSTERAITIAGIPQSIIECVKQICVVMLESPPKGVTIPYRPKPSSSPVIFAGGQDRYSTGSDSASFPHTTPSMCLNPDLEGPPLEAYTIQGQYAIPQPDLTKLHQLAMQQSHFPMTHGNTGFSGLDASAQTTSHELTIPNDLIGCIIGRQGAKINEIRQMSGAQIKIANPVEGSTDRQVTITGSAASISLAQYLINVRLSSETGGMGSS, encoded by the exons GCTACTTATGCATGGAAAG GAAGTTGGCAGTATCATCGGAAAG AAAGGAGAATCTGTTAAGAAGATGCGCGAGGAG agtGGTGCACGTATCAACATCTCAGAAGGGAATTGTCCTGAGAGAATTATCACTTTGGCTGGACCGACTAATGCCATCTTCAAAGCCTTTGCTATGATCATTGACAAACTGGAAGAG gACATAAGCAGCTCTATGACCAATAGTACAGCTGCCAGTAGACCCCCGGTTACCTTACGGCTGGTGGTTCCTGCTAGTCAGTGTGGCTCTCTTATTGGAAAAGGTGGTTGCAAGATCAAGGAAATAAGAGAG AGTACAGGGGCTCAGGTCCAGGTGGCAGGGGATATGCTCCCCAACTCAACTGAGCGGGCAATCACTATTGCTGGCATTCCGCAGTCCATCATTGAGTGTGTCAAACAGATCTGCGTGGTCATGTTGGAG TCCCCCCCGAAGGGCGTGACCATCCCGTACCGGCCCAAGCCCTCCAGTTCTCCAGTCATCTTTGCAGGTGGTCAG GACAGGTACAGCACAGGCAGCGACAGTGCGAGCTTTCCCCACACCACCCCGTCCATGTGCCTCAACCCTGACCTGGAGGGACCACCTCTAGAG GCCTATACCATTCAAGGACAGTATGCCATTCCACAGCCAGAT TTGACCAAGCTGCACCAGTTGGCAATGCAACAGTCTCATTTTCCCATGACCCATGGCAACACCGGATTCAGTG GTTTGGATGCATCTGCTCAAACTACTTCTCATGAACTCACCATTCCAAATGAT tTGATTGGCTGCATAATCGGGCGTCAAGGCGCCAAAATCAATGAGATCCGTCAGATGTCTGGGGCGCAGATCAAAATTGCAAACCCAGTGGAAGGATCTACTGATCGGCAGGTTACCATCACTGGATCTGCTGCCAGCATTAGCCTGGCTCAGTATCTAATCAATGTCAG
- the Pcbp2 gene encoding poly(rC)-binding protein 2 isoform X8, with the protein MDTGVIEGGLNVTLTIRLLMHGKEVGSIIGKKGESVKKMREESGARINISEGNCPERIITLAGPTNAIFKAFAMIIDKLEEDISSSMTNSTAASRPPVTLRLVVPASQCGSLIGKGGCKIKEIRESTGAQVQVAGDMLPNSTERAITIAGIPQSIIECVKQICVVMLESPPKGVTIPYRPKPSSSPVIFAGGQDRYSTGSDSASFPHTTPSMCLNPDLEGPPLEAYTIQGQYAIPQPDLTKLHQLAMQQSHFPMTHGNTGFSGLDASAQTTSHELTIPNDLIGCIIGRQGAKINEIRQMSGAQIKIANPVEGSTDRQVTITGSAASISLAQYLINVSLENAKPSSQAASVTIPDHLSINLSQPSTPSSSSSSSTTTPSLATAGTSDAPSSLPNPLPTAPCVSSLLGMKPIPLLALNVVSAAKGTGASATTTTTSTVPCVTNKLKGEKQRFSPY; encoded by the exons GCTACTTATGCATGGAAAG GAAGTTGGCAGTATCATCGGAAAG AAAGGAGAATCTGTTAAGAAGATGCGCGAGGAG agtGGTGCACGTATCAACATCTCAGAAGGGAATTGTCCTGAGAGAATTATCACTTTGGCTGGACCGACTAATGCCATCTTCAAAGCCTTTGCTATGATCATTGACAAACTGGAAGAG gACATAAGCAGCTCTATGACCAATAGTACAGCTGCCAGTAGACCCCCGGTTACCTTACGGCTGGTGGTTCCTGCTAGTCAGTGTGGCTCTCTTATTGGAAAAGGTGGTTGCAAGATCAAGGAAATAAGAGAG AGTACAGGGGCTCAGGTCCAGGTGGCAGGGGATATGCTCCCCAACTCAACTGAGCGGGCAATCACTATTGCTGGCATTCCGCAGTCCATCATTGAGTGTGTCAAACAGATCTGCGTGGTCATGTTGGAG TCCCCCCCGAAGGGCGTGACCATCCCGTACCGGCCCAAGCCCTCCAGTTCTCCAGTCATCTTTGCAGGTGGTCAG GACAGGTACAGCACAGGCAGCGACAGTGCGAGCTTTCCCCACACCACCCCGTCCATGTGCCTCAACCCTGACCTGGAGGGACCACCTCTAGAG GCCTATACCATTCAAGGACAGTATGCCATTCCACAGCCAGAT TTGACCAAGCTGCACCAGTTGGCAATGCAACAGTCTCATTTTCCCATGACCCATGGCAACACCGGATTCAGTG GTTTGGATGCATCTGCTCAAACTACTTCTCATGAACTCACCATTCCAAATGAT tTGATTGGCTGCATAATCGGGCGTCAAGGCGCCAAAATCAATGAGATCCGTCAGATGTCTGGGGCGCAGATCAAAATTGCAAACCCAGTGGAAGGATCTACTGATCGGCAGGTTACCATCACTGGATCTGCTGCCAGCATTAGCCTGGCTCAGTATCTAATCAATGTCAG TTTAGAAAACGCTAAACCCTCCTCCCAGGCAGCCTCCGTCACGATCCCTGATCACCTCAGCATCAACCTCTCTCAACCCTccaccccttcttcttcttcttcctcttccaccaccaccccctcgcTCGCCACAGCGGGGACTTCCGACGCACCCTCCAGCCTCCCCAACCCTCTTCCGACCGCCCCTTGTGTCTCCAGTCTGCTTGGCATGAAACCCATCCCTCTCCTGGCTCTAAATGTTGTGTCTGCTGCTAAGGGTACCGGGGCTtcagctaccaccaccaccacctctactGTGCCATGTGTAACTAACAAACTGAAAGGCGAGAAGCAGAGATTCTCTCCCTACTGA
- the Pcbp2 gene encoding poly(rC)-binding protein 2 isoform X5 encodes MDTGVIEGGLNVTLTIRLLMHGKEVGSIIGKKGESVKKMREESGARINISEGNCPERIITLAGPTNAIFKAFAMIIDKLEEDISSSMTNSTAASRPPVTLRLVVPASQCGSLIGKGGCKIKEIRESTGAQVQVAGDMLPNSTERAITIAGIPQSIIECVKQICVVMLETLSQSPPKGVTIPYRPKPSSSPVIFAGGQDRYSTGSDSASFPHTTPSMCLNPDLEGPPLEAYTIQGQYAIPQPDLTKLHQLAMQQSHFPMTHGNTGFSAGLDASAQTTSHELTIPNDLIGCIIGRQGAKINEIRQMSGAQIKIANPVEGSTDRQVTITGSAASISLAQYLINVSLENAKPSSQAASVTIPDHLSINLSQPSTPSSSSSSSTTTPSLATAGTSDAPSSLPNPLPTAPCVSSLLGMKPIPLLALNVVSAAKGTGASATTTTTSTVPCVTNKLKGEKQRFSPY; translated from the exons GCTACTTATGCATGGAAAG GAAGTTGGCAGTATCATCGGAAAG AAAGGAGAATCTGTTAAGAAGATGCGCGAGGAG agtGGTGCACGTATCAACATCTCAGAAGGGAATTGTCCTGAGAGAATTATCACTTTGGCTGGACCGACTAATGCCATCTTCAAAGCCTTTGCTATGATCATTGACAAACTGGAAGAG gACATAAGCAGCTCTATGACCAATAGTACAGCTGCCAGTAGACCCCCGGTTACCTTACGGCTGGTGGTTCCTGCTAGTCAGTGTGGCTCTCTTATTGGAAAAGGTGGTTGCAAGATCAAGGAAATAAGAGAG AGTACAGGGGCTCAGGTCCAGGTGGCAGGGGATATGCTCCCCAACTCAACTGAGCGGGCAATCACTATTGCTGGCATTCCGCAGTCCATCATTGAGTGTGTCAAACAGATCTGCGTGGTCATGTTGGAG actCTCTCCCAGTCCCCCCCGAAGGGCGTGACCATCCCGTACCGGCCCAAGCCCTCCAGTTCTCCAGTCATCTTTGCAGGTGGTCAG GACAGGTACAGCACAGGCAGCGACAGTGCGAGCTTTCCCCACACCACCCCGTCCATGTGCCTCAACCCTGACCTGGAGGGACCACCTCTAGAG GCCTATACCATTCAAGGACAGTATGCCATTCCACAGCCAGAT TTGACCAAGCTGCACCAGTTGGCAATGCAACAGTCTCATTTTCCCATGACCCATGGCAACACCGGATTCAGTG cAGGTTTGGATGCATCTGCTCAAACTACTTCTCATGAACTCACCATTCCAAATGAT tTGATTGGCTGCATAATCGGGCGTCAAGGCGCCAAAATCAATGAGATCCGTCAGATGTCTGGGGCGCAGATCAAAATTGCAAACCCAGTGGAAGGATCTACTGATCGGCAGGTTACCATCACTGGATCTGCTGCCAGCATTAGCCTGGCTCAGTATCTAATCAATGTCAG TTTAGAAAACGCTAAACCCTCCTCCCAGGCAGCCTCCGTCACGATCCCTGATCACCTCAGCATCAACCTCTCTCAACCCTccaccccttcttcttcttcttcctcttccaccaccaccccctcgcTCGCCACAGCGGGGACTTCCGACGCACCCTCCAGCCTCCCCAACCCTCTTCCGACCGCCCCTTGTGTCTCCAGTCTGCTTGGCATGAAACCCATCCCTCTCCTGGCTCTAAATGTTGTGTCTGCTGCTAAGGGTACCGGGGCTtcagctaccaccaccaccacctctactGTGCCATGTGTAACTAACAAACTGAAAGGCGAGAAGCAGAGATTCTCTCCCTACTGA
- the Pcbp2 gene encoding poly(rC)-binding protein 2 isoform X2 has translation MDTGVIEGGLNVTLTIRLLMHGKEVGSIIGKKGESVKKMREESGARINISEGNCPERIITLAGPTNAIFKAFAMIIDKLEEDISSSMTNSTAASRPPVTLRLVVPASQCGSLIGKGGCKIKEIRESTGAQVQVAGDMLPNSTERAITIAGIPQSIIECVKQICVVMLETLSQSPPKGVTIPYRPKPSSSPVIFAGGQDRYSTGSDSASFPHTTPSMCLNPDLEGPPLEAYTIQGQYAIPQPDLTKLHQLAMQQSHFPMTHGNTGFSGIESSSPEVKGYWGLDASAQTTSHELTIPNDLIGCIIGRQGAKINEIRQMSGAQIKIANPVEGSTDRQVTITGSAASISLAQYLINVSLENAKPSSQAASVTIPDHLSINLSQPSTPSSSSSSSTTTPSLATAGTSDAPSSLPNPLPTAPCVSSLLGMKPIPLLALNVVSAAKGTGASATTTTTSTVPCVTNKLKGEKQRFSPY, from the exons GCTACTTATGCATGGAAAG GAAGTTGGCAGTATCATCGGAAAG AAAGGAGAATCTGTTAAGAAGATGCGCGAGGAG agtGGTGCACGTATCAACATCTCAGAAGGGAATTGTCCTGAGAGAATTATCACTTTGGCTGGACCGACTAATGCCATCTTCAAAGCCTTTGCTATGATCATTGACAAACTGGAAGAG gACATAAGCAGCTCTATGACCAATAGTACAGCTGCCAGTAGACCCCCGGTTACCTTACGGCTGGTGGTTCCTGCTAGTCAGTGTGGCTCTCTTATTGGAAAAGGTGGTTGCAAGATCAAGGAAATAAGAGAG AGTACAGGGGCTCAGGTCCAGGTGGCAGGGGATATGCTCCCCAACTCAACTGAGCGGGCAATCACTATTGCTGGCATTCCGCAGTCCATCATTGAGTGTGTCAAACAGATCTGCGTGGTCATGTTGGAG actCTCTCCCAGTCCCCCCCGAAGGGCGTGACCATCCCGTACCGGCCCAAGCCCTCCAGTTCTCCAGTCATCTTTGCAGGTGGTCAG GACAGGTACAGCACAGGCAGCGACAGTGCGAGCTTTCCCCACACCACCCCGTCCATGTGCCTCAACCCTGACCTGGAGGGACCACCTCTAGAG GCCTATACCATTCAAGGACAGTATGCCATTCCACAGCCAGAT TTGACCAAGCTGCACCAGTTGGCAATGCAACAGTCTCATTTTCCCATGACCCATGGCAACACCGGATTCAGTG GCATTGAATCCAGCTCTCCAGAGGTGAAAGGCTATTGGg GTTTGGATGCATCTGCTCAAACTACTTCTCATGAACTCACCATTCCAAATGAT tTGATTGGCTGCATAATCGGGCGTCAAGGCGCCAAAATCAATGAGATCCGTCAGATGTCTGGGGCGCAGATCAAAATTGCAAACCCAGTGGAAGGATCTACTGATCGGCAGGTTACCATCACTGGATCTGCTGCCAGCATTAGCCTGGCTCAGTATCTAATCAATGTCAG TTTAGAAAACGCTAAACCCTCCTCCCAGGCAGCCTCCGTCACGATCCCTGATCACCTCAGCATCAACCTCTCTCAACCCTccaccccttcttcttcttcttcctcttccaccaccaccccctcgcTCGCCACAGCGGGGACTTCCGACGCACCCTCCAGCCTCCCCAACCCTCTTCCGACCGCCCCTTGTGTCTCCAGTCTGCTTGGCATGAAACCCATCCCTCTCCTGGCTCTAAATGTTGTGTCTGCTGCTAAGGGTACCGGGGCTtcagctaccaccaccaccacctctactGTGCCATGTGTAACTAACAAACTGAAAGGCGAGAAGCAGAGATTCTCTCCCTACTGA